Below is a window of Brassica napus cultivar Da-Ae chromosome A5, Da-Ae, whole genome shotgun sequence DNA.
GTCAAATCTCTTCCCAATGTTGTCGAGTGAGCTCCAGAGGTTTCCACTTCCTCGGAGGCGAGTCTTGGTGACTCGGTCCTGTTTCCGACTTGTGAGATTACGGCGGTGTTCTTGAAAGGTGTCGTTTATGGCTCCTCAATGTTTGCTCGACGTCTCTCATCACTACAAATATGTTTTACTTGCTCATGTTCTGGTACCTTCGGTTAACGGCGATGGCCCTCTTTATCGAAGTTGTTCTCAGTGTTCCCTTGTTCTGTCTCAGTTTGACATTGGAGACTACTTACGATTCACAGAAGACTGTTTTTTGGTTCTCGATTAACAGCAAATATCTTTGTGATTTGTGTCATAATTGCTTGGTGTCATTATTTGGCTTGTCTCACTTCCCAATACATTCGAGTCTGATTTGTATTTCGACTTTGATGTCCTTTTGGgttgaataatataaatatatattaaaaaaaaaaaaacaaaaagttaaaaaaaaatgagggaaaataaataaaataatcattgaAGACTCTCTCTCGCTTAGCGGGTTCGTCAAGTCTAAAACCCTACGCAAAAGCCTCCTCCTCCGAGTCTCTTCTTCCGCCATTGAAGCTTCGATTCGAAACCCATGGCCGCCGTATCAAGAGGCCTCGTTTCTCGCATCACTCAGTTTCTATCGATCCGATCTCTAACCCCTTCATCCTCGCAATCTATTCCCCACTCTAGCTTCTTCCTCATCCGACGATTCAGCTCCGACGCTGGATTACTCGACGGTAATGAATCCGATCCGACTCGGATCATCGAGGCGAAAGCCGGAGAAATGTCCCGGAGCTCGAAAAGGACAGGGATCATCGCCGTAAAGTGCGGGATGACTGCTCTCTGGGACAAATGGGGAGCTAGGGTTCCCGTTTCCATCCTCTGGGTCGATGACAACATCGTCTCTCAGGTCAAGACCGTTGAGAAAGAAGGCATCTTTGCCCTGCAGGTAAAAGCTACTTGATGAGTGAGTGATTAGCTCTGTGGTGGTTTAGTTGATGTTGGTGTTGTTTGTTCTGCAGATTGGATGTGGGCACAAGAAGGCTAAGCATTTGACGATGCCTGTGTTGGGTCATTTCAGAGCCCAAGGTGTGCCGTTGAAGAGGAAGCTGAGAGAGTTTCCTGTGACGGAAGACGCTCTGCTTCCCGTTGGGACTGAACTCGGTGTGCGTCATTTTGTTCCGGGGCAGTTTGTTGATGTCACTGGGATCACTCGTGGGAAAGGTTTTCAGGTGAAAACTGATTTAAAGCTTTCATCTTTTCTTTTGCTTGACGTAGAACGTAAGTGTTGGAATGGTCAAAGTAACAATGTGGAGTGATGGATGTGTTGTTGATGTAATTTTGCAGGGAGTCATGAAAAGACATAAGATGAAAGGAGGGCCGGCATCACATGGTTGTTCAAAGGCGCATCGGAAAGGTGGTTCCACTGGTCAAAGAGATGATCCGGGAAAGGTATGTGTCAAAATGCTTCTTTTGATTGAATTATCTCCAAAGCAAGAA
It encodes the following:
- the LOC125609012 gene encoding 50S ribosomal protein L3-2, mitochondrial-like is translated as MAAVSRGLVSRITQFLSIRSLTPSSSQSIPHSSFFLIRRFSSDAGLLDGNESDPTRIIEAKAGEMSRSSKRTGIIAVKCGMTALWDKWGARVPVSILWVDDNIVSQVKTVEKEGIFALQIGCGHKKAKHLTMPVLGHFRAQGVPLKRKLREFPVTEDALLPVGTELGVRHFVPGQFVDVTGITRGKGFQGVMKRHKMKGGPASHGCSKAHRKGGSTGQRDDPGKVFKGRKMPGRMGAKQRTVKNVWVYKIDPARNLIWVRGQVPGAEGNFVFIEDAFYKKPDISKLPFPTYLAPEDEDLSELEPLVADLGEVDPFMLAE